In Scomber japonicus isolate fScoJap1 chromosome 3, fScoJap1.pri, whole genome shotgun sequence, the genomic window AAGGACTTAAAAAATATCTATATGTTTTCCCAGAATAACATGACACTGTGTAGAATATAAGTATTTCTTAAATGTATAGTATTGATTATGTGTAGATGTAGCGTAAATCCTtgtctctgattggttgttCATGCTCTAGAAATGTGATTAATCTTGTGTTCACTTGCTTTTAAAGGTTACTCTAACACTTCGCTCTGAGTAGGAATACAGTTAATCACTTcatagatgtgtttttttcttgttgttgtatTCTTGGGAGTAATTCCTGTGTGCTTGTTTGAAAAAGCAAACAGGTGCAACTTTTAAACCTCTGTAAGCTGAACCAAAGTGAAGACAGGCAGATGTTAAGTGACAGCAGCTCAGTGTTTGGTACTCAAAAGCTACAAACCAGCCGCAGATACTATTTGACCCAGGCCTGgtgtatactgtacatgcagtcCTGATACGTTGACCTACCAATAATTTACTTTGTGCAGAAGGTGAGAAGTCTTTGGTGATAAAGTTATGCAGAGAATGTCACAACTTTTGGCATGTTAGCATGAGTATGTCTGTGTGACATGTTTgagtgtatactgtatgtttgtattggacctttttgagtgtgtgagtctctgtgtgtgtcatgtgcAAGTGAGGTCTTCACTGCCGCCATGACTTGCggctgagcacacacacacaggccacgTTGATACGTATGAGTCTCCAAGCCACCAGGTTATTAGAGGAAGTCAGGGCACGTACAAAAGTGTGTGAGTTGGTGCAGTAGGAATTCCAGTGCCTCGCATCGATTCCCAGACAGCCTTGGTTGCCTGCACGGGCGCTGTGACACGTCGTCTCAAAGAAGTACTGCTTCTTGTTGACATTGTTGATGTTCACGTTTGGTAGCACTGTCACCTCGTTGCCTGAGATGTCCGTGGCCTTGGTTTTGTTGCCCACCCAGACGCTGATACTCTCACACACTGAGTATACCCCACGATGTGGCGTCTTCCCCGCCTCCCTGCGGGTCCTCCTGCCGGCACCCCGTGGCCCTGCCGGCTGTGCATCAGGGGGCTGAGCACTGAACAGCACCCTGGGTGAGAGGTAGCGGCGCTTGGTGAAGAGTTTGGGGTCCACTGTTGGGATGAAGCTGGGGTTGTTGCCTGGATCCTGCTGCTGTGCTGTCGTGGCGGCGCACGAGTCCCCTCTGATGGCAGCCGCAGCCCGGGCACTGAAGAAAAGGAGCAGGACCAGCATAGACGACCTCATGGGCACACAACCTGAAAGAGTcaacaaacagagaaaatacaCCTGTTAGTGCAGTTTCATGGTACATCATGTTGAGCTGTAATCAACTTAAAGTGAGGGTtcagcgtaatttcgacctagaaTCATATGCATCATTatgtctatctaaacaccgcctcagcccttttttttcgtTTGGttgcaaattagtggagttagagccatcagttgaatggcttagtacaggtgctaacggaaccaacagtgtatctcgtaaattaccccactaataatgcctggattgttatcaaacttctacagtagtacaaatagggtctttactcatacaTCGATGCAtcggaaagtttgtaagtacaccaggagtttattaaaataacacttacctgatagcttttactctgctgctacacATCGAACGTGAAGAAGGTGGTCTGTGCTGGATCTCGCACgaccacacggtatttcagtgatcgcgcAAGATTTCGTTAATAAACTCCtgcctggtgtacttacaaactttccgaTGCATTGATTtgtgagtaaagaccctatttgtactactgtagaagtttgataacaatccaggcattattagtggggcaATTTACGAGATACAATGTCGGTTCCATTagtgcctgtactaagccattcggctgatggctctaactccactaatttgcgaccaaatgaaaaaaaagggctggggcgatgtttagatagacgtaatggtgcatatgtCGCTTTAACTTAGGTGCTTGCATGTAGCGTCTCCTCTTTAAAGTGGGAAAACACTCCTTCCCTAACACTAATGCTATAATGGTCTTGCATCAACAGTTAGCCTACACAGTAATACAATACATGAAAAAATTCTTGTGTGGCTAATAGAATATAGTTTTACAGGAAATTTACAGGAATATTTTGGATAGAGAGTGCTTCCACCAAGGATTTGTCCTAATTGACCAAGGAGCACAGATTAAATGGTTATGTTTTGGTTCTAGATAACTTAAAGATCTAATCATTTGGATCTGGGTAAAAGTTAGAGTATGCCATCACTactgaaggagggaggatacTGAGCATAACCAGAGAGGCTCAGTTCATTTGTATTTGTACATGCAAACAGGAAGATTGAATGTTTAATATCTAATTATTGGTTAATTGCTAAATGATTAACTTAATAATATCCACAGAGAGGACAGTGACATGACTATGGAGGACGTCTGCTGCATGTGGACAGTATATAGCTGATACAGCGGCAGGCTAAGGATGATGTGTTACAcacacttttttcccctcaggGGACAGAGCAGTACAAccagagaaataaatgtaatctaaattaaataattttaatGAGACTTTTAAAATGGGTCTTTTCAGACTATATTTTCCATGTTTTTGTGGATGAAATTGAAAACTTGAACCATGACTATTTGTGAATTATCATATGTAGTTTAATTAGACTAAccatacatttttggaaattgCTTCTTGAGccaaaagacattcacaatatAAAGCGAGATTGGCTAAACTCACATAATATAATTGTCAAACTGTACTTGGaggcacaaaaaagaaaataataaaatcatctgTGGTTTTGCAGGATAAAATAGTACAATTCCCCAGAAACAGAGCTGAGTTCCCTTTGGACCAGTGAAGAATATgatatacatacacactgtaGATCTTACAGGATATCCATGAAACCACATACCAAGAGTGTCAGGTGTTAGAATATAACAGACACTGTTGTGACATCGCACATCACACTCCACACACTAGAACACACAGCACAACATCTGTCCTCGCTGGCTTGCATAAATTGACAGCCTGTGTACTGTATTTAACACAGAATAGCAGGAATCACAGGCGTGTTAACACCTGCGACGGCACTGCTAGCAGGCTGTCAGGCAGGTTTATTATATTCTGTGTTTGCCTCAGGTGTAGCTGTGAATGCACATGGATTAAAACTGTTGGCAAAACAGatcaaaagaaaaatcatagTCTATACCTAGAAGTATATCATTCGAGTTATAATCACCTTTAGACCTTTGTGAGGTCTGTCCAATTCAGCTTAGTGTCAGTTCTAACacttctctgctctctccttcTGTGTGTGGTAAAGcatttgtataaaaaaataaaataacacataataTCACATAATTGTGATGAACAGATAAGACCACTGGAGGGGAGACAAGTAAGAGACAATTAGGCgctaatttgtttgtttttttttatttgtaattgcTGTAGGACATATAAGTTGATTAACAGCATACAACCTAAAATATGTGTACAGTGTGAAAAGTTCTAAAGATTCTGAAAACAACCCTTGGGTGATGAAAATgttacaaaagaaaagaaaaacctttGAATGAGCATACTGTCTCCCTAGCAacaacatttttgtgtgtgtgtgtgtaggaagcAAAAGAGTCACTAAGAATCACTAATGTGAGGCTGTTAAGGACACTTAAACAAGTGACCGGTCTGAAAGGAGGGTCTAAGTCATATTTGTGAGTTATACAAATGCATGTTATAGACAATTAACTTGACTTGAAACTTACTATCGTATCGTATATCGAGTTTATTTACTCCCATACAACAGAGAGATGAGGTGACTTCTGAAATCTCTCTTTCTATAAAGCAAGGAATTTTTGCCAATCTATATGTATGTTAATCCttcacatataaaacaaaccATTCATCCCATCTACTTCATACCTGGTGGATGTGATGCTAGGGACCCAAGCGGGTGCAGTGTTGAGTGTAGCAGTTCTCAAGaaatctgtctttctgtctttctgtctagATGTATGTCATTTGCATATCTTCAAAATTGTACATCTGATCTCTCCAGTAAAAGTAGCCAATAGGAAGGCAGACATGTTTAATTGGCTGCAGAATCAACCTTGGATAGGCCATAAACTGCTTCTTCACTGGTTCAACCTCTGTTAAGTTTTACTAGTGAAGTTTCTGTCTggatttaaatcatttaaatggttcagtcattattgttttaattgataCATTTGTCattgatacatacatacaataatgAGCAATCAGCTGAACAGGCACGTTTTGAACGGGCACTACACCAGAAAGGTCTAAATGTGAGGCTTCCTCTGCCAAACTACAAATAGTATGCTTATTAATTATTGcgttttatattatattgatgATTCTCTTTTCAATGCTGCTGACACTGTGAACTGAGCTTGTACTGATTCCACTGACTATTGCAAAGTCAAGTAAATTAAATGTAGTGAGTGAATTTCctccaaaataaatcttttataTGTCatgcagaaataaaaataaaaaacttctCAAGCATTACTGTAATTTCTATGTATGCCAAGATGAACTCTGTTATAAAAAATATGGCATTTCAACCAATTCAAGTTTTAACTAACCTAAAACGTTTGTCACACTTTAGGATGTTATGAAGTACAGTAGTGTGCAAGCACTGCCTTTGTTTTACACATGATTAAATGAGGTGAAAACAGTCATGACATACATGTATTCATGACATGTTTGATATTTGTTTTGTGACTCAACACACTGATTGATATACATGCTGCTACAGCGATCAGCAGGATATACTGTATACTCTATACTTTTTGTTCTCTTCTTTTTAGCTCTCATGTATTCGTCTCAGTACCTTTTCAGTGTCTCCTCAGGGAACTGTAGCACCTCGGGGGCACCTAGAGGATGTGATTAGAGCATACGCTGTTCTGGGCTCCTGCCATCAGACCTGGCTGTGGCCCCCATTCAGCACACCTCTGCCTCCACTCCTCAGCCCTGTTGAAGCAGAGAAAGTGTCTCATCAAGCTCATAAACCCACTATAAACACATTCTTTGTGAGCGTGATACGGGAAGAGAAAGTTAATGTGCTATTCCTGCTTGCCAGATACTCACATACTGAACATACCGAAATAAAGAAGCAGACCTGCATAATGTAGATTATCTACGATAAAACATGTAGCACAGTTTAACGGTAATGTCGTAGATAAAGTCAGCATTCTTGGATATATTTTAGCCTTGACAGGTTTGTTGCGACTTGAACACTACTGTGCCTTAACAGACAGATATATGGCTGGATATTTAAAGTCTGAGGGTTATTTAGGAGCAAGTAGAAACCAGAACATTTAGGAATTCAGTACTTTGAAGCCACACAAGAGGGGTTAAAGAGATGTCAGCATTACgtagtatttattttaaaatcagaaaGAACATTTATAGCACTGTGATTAGTTTATGTACAGCATGAAACACAGTCAGCAGTTGAGTTAGACAATCAATCAGAGTTACCCAGAAGCCTTAattttgttttgatattttatcTTGCTATTATGTCACTGCACTCAAGCATGCTTGAGTTGCATGTTTTCATGTTAGCAAACTATGTGTCATATTACACTTTGCATTGTGTCAATCATCTGGCACACACTGAAAGCAAATgtccaaagtggccaaaaactgagaaataatccttttttttaatgtgggtGTTTTTAACTTCTGTTCGATCATGGCTGAAGAAACACTGAACAGGATATGGCATACCTGCAAAATGACAGGGATGGAAGCTATACATAAACAGAAGTAAATGGGCTGTAAATCTGAATGACGGTGGTGTACTCCTGTGAAGAATGTACTCTGGCACAGGAAGTGTTCATGCTTTATGGCACCTCAACAAAGGTGGTCTCTGGCTGTCAAAGGATCTAAACGTGTGACCTTTTAATGGCAGAACGGACTGTTTAAGAAACAGGTCACGCTGTGTTTGTATCCTGTGACCCCACAGTACGCACTGAAAATATCCTAGCACCAGTGAATGTCTTTCATGAACATCATTGTGTTCATGAACACAATTATCTGTTGGATTAACACTGTTGTAAAACTAGCAGGAAGTCTTTTCCAGCTGTGTATTCATGCTGCGTTTTGCTCCTGACAATACTGAAGTATATTAAAGGAACACAACTGCAAAAATCTC contains:
- the ngfb gene encoding nerve growth factor, which produces MRSSMLVLLLFFSARAAAAIRGDSCAATTAQQQDPGNNPSFIPTVDPKLFTKRRYLSPRVLFSAQPPDAQPAGPRGAGRRTRREAGKTPHRGVYSVCESISVWVGNKTKATDISGNEVTVLPNVNINNVNKKQYFFETTCHSARAGNQGCLGIDARHWNSYCTNSHTFVRALTSSNNLVAWRLIRINVACVCVLSRKSWRQ